A genomic region of Clarias gariepinus isolate MV-2021 ecotype Netherlands chromosome 23, CGAR_prim_01v2, whole genome shotgun sequence contains the following coding sequences:
- the draxina gene encoding draxin, with protein MKSFSWRIQFTLLLAGLTLPSQSTENPGSKNVRDHEAAAAFHGSSWRRQGSRDPFSRKSMQQEDDGVGLDSLSPVRVEMGPGDWGRERDIKHTRGHKQHQAGELQRKGRKNGQVEGKRHGRKDKAHGQGFSLDSSTGFGSPIRDVDEVYARSSNREAAALAESPASRKPVDTAMPEHPPTRSPTSTKSQKTDRGNTQGEVLPTLDMALFDWTDYEDMRPEDSWPSSKKKDKKRSKNMSSGNVTVNADDVEPCDHHLDCLPGSCCDLRHHECKPHNRGLNNKCYDDCMCEEGLRCYAKFHRKRRVTRRRGRCVEPESANSDKGAFITI; from the exons ATGAAATCCTTCAGCTGGCGCATACAGTTCACCCTTCTCCTCGCAGGCCTTACGCTTCCCTCACAAAGCACAGAGAACCCTGGCAGCAAAAATGTACGTGACCACGAGGCAGCAGCGGCCTTTCACGGAAGCAGTTGGAGGAGGCAGGGTTCACGAGACCCGTTTTCCCGCAAATCTATGCAGCAAGAAGATGACGGAGTCGGTCTCGATAGTCTAAGTCCAGTCCGGGTGGAAATGGGACCAGGAGATTGGGGTAGGGAAAGAGACATAAAACACACCAGAGGGCACAAGCAGCATCAAGCAGGGGAATTGCAGCGCAAAGGCAGAAAGAATGGGCAGGTGGAAGGCAAGCGGCATGGACGCAAGGACAAAGCACATGGCCAAG GGTTTTCCCTTGACTCCAGCACAGGATTTGGCTCGCCGATAAGAGACGTAGATGAAGTCTATGCCCGCTCGTCCAATCGCGAAGCTGCTGCACTAGCAGAAAGCCCTGCCTCTCGCAAACCCGTGGACACAGCGATGCCTGAGCATCCACCAACCCGATCACCCACCTCCACCAAATCACAG aagacaGATCGAGGAAACACTCAAGGTGAAGTATTACCCACTTTGGACATGGCACTTTTTGACTGGACTGACTATGAGGACATGAGGCCTGAGGATAGCTGGCCATCCAGCAAGAAAAAAG ACAAGAAGCGCAGCAAGAACATGAGCAGTGGCAACGTGACCGTGAATGCGGATGATGTAGAACCGTGTGACCATCACCTTGACTGCTTGCCGG GGTCCTGCTGTGACCTCAGACATCATGAGTGCAAACCACATAACCGTGGGCTAAACAACAAGTGCTATGATGACTGCATGTGTGAAGAAG GTCTCCGGTGCTATGCCAAGTTCCACCGCAAGCGAAGGGTGACACGAAGACGTGGCCGCTGCGTGGAGCCCGAATCAGCCAACAGCGACAAAGGAGCCTTCATCACGAtctga